Proteins found in one Chitinivorax tropicus genomic segment:
- a CDS encoding TonB-dependent receptor, with translation MRKSNPYADLALASLGQAIPSTAQEINKVREMSAMRLKQLAYQIGLIGAASAFAVPMVFAEEAAKEAPKKAERIEVVGSNIKRISKEGPTSVTVFKRADIDRTGAQSISELVQTLSSNVSSQNETAGTGGFAPGAAGISLRGLGEQNTLVLLNGRRIASYGLALGGTVNFVDINSLPMSAVEQVQVLKDGASAIYGSDAIAGVVNIITRKSYQGLESKVNYGQTTKGDGQQQNYNLTAGVGDLEADKYNFLFSVDVQKIERIASRDRSFSASADKRELGGDDLRSPTGAPGSYNFNDQTGWKPMPGCPAGNVQPSGADRNCAYDFMTALDNTPPTSRQNLFGLLNVDVTDNVRWFTEMGYSQSEALTINAPTPISGSNYSIAANNPNNPFKKTASIRWRSIEAGNRETTTTTKASRLLTGLKGTLFNVDFDTAVGITKSVSERNGKNYLHKDLLANALKDGRLNPFGANDPATWDTVKASTSETGKSDIKFADLKLSSSDVVKLPGGGLGLAGGAEYRRETVYNQRDAASAASKIEGTGGARSDGERTTRSAYLEANLPVHSMLELQLAVRRDSYSDSGSKTSPKYAFRFQPMKSLMFRGSVSEAFRAPSMSQLYLGSQTGFQRVTDTPRCDAIKACSKVSIEARTSGNPHLKPETSRNYSLGFMVEPIQSLSFGMDFWKISQKNVVDTLDEQYILDHASQYSDLIVRQPGAGAGDPGEIDHVKRPFMNIASSLLKGVDIDLRYRFKLDGIGALTITDSATYKHKHESAKRPEDHMQQTVGLYADPKWHNNMSVSLDAGTWGSTIAWNYTGRFLDENNGERVDNDTRQIASFSTFDLQGTYSGLKNTKFTLGMKNMFDRKPPFITFGNDANYGFARAAHDGRGRYVYGSVNYKFK, from the coding sequence ATGCGAAAGAGCAATCCATATGCGGACTTGGCACTCGCCTCGCTCGGCCAGGCAATACCGTCCACCGCACAGGAAATCAACAAAGTAAGGGAGATGAGCGCAATGCGCCTCAAACAATTGGCATATCAAATCGGCCTGATCGGTGCAGCAAGTGCATTTGCAGTGCCGATGGTGTTCGCGGAAGAAGCCGCAAAAGAAGCGCCTAAGAAGGCCGAACGCATCGAAGTCGTTGGCTCGAACATCAAGCGCATCAGCAAGGAAGGCCCTACCTCGGTCACCGTATTCAAGCGTGCAGACATTGACCGCACCGGTGCACAGAGCATTTCCGAATTGGTTCAAACCCTGTCATCCAACGTTTCCAGCCAAAATGAAACTGCTGGCACGGGTGGCTTTGCACCAGGGGCAGCGGGTATCAGCCTGCGCGGCCTGGGTGAGCAGAACACATTGGTTCTGCTGAATGGTCGCCGTATCGCCAGCTATGGTCTGGCACTGGGCGGCACGGTGAATTTCGTCGACATCAATTCATTGCCGATGTCTGCGGTAGAGCAGGTGCAAGTCCTGAAAGACGGCGCATCCGCCATTTATGGCTCGGATGCCATTGCCGGGGTGGTCAACATCATCACCCGTAAGTCCTACCAAGGCTTGGAAAGCAAGGTGAACTATGGTCAGACCACCAAGGGTGATGGCCAGCAGCAGAACTACAATCTGACTGCCGGTGTTGGTGATCTGGAAGCTGACAAGTACAACTTCCTGTTCTCAGTGGATGTACAAAAGATCGAACGCATTGCCAGCCGTGATCGTTCCTTCTCCGCCAGCGCTGATAAGCGCGAGCTGGGTGGCGATGACCTGCGCAGCCCAACTGGTGCGCCTGGCTCATATAACTTCAATGACCAGACCGGCTGGAAGCCGATGCCGGGCTGCCCGGCAGGCAATGTGCAGCCATCGGGTGCAGATCGTAATTGCGCTTACGATTTCATGACAGCATTGGACAACACCCCGCCAACCAGTCGTCAGAACCTATTTGGCCTGTTGAATGTGGATGTGACCGACAATGTCCGTTGGTTCACCGAAATGGGCTACAGCCAAAGCGAAGCTTTGACCATCAATGCACCGACACCGATTTCTGGTTCGAACTATTCCATTGCAGCCAATAACCCCAACAACCCTTTCAAAAAGACGGCCTCCATCCGCTGGCGTTCCATTGAGGCAGGCAATCGTGAAACTACCACCACGACCAAGGCCAGCCGCCTGCTGACAGGTTTGAAGGGCACCCTGTTCAATGTTGACTTCGACACAGCGGTCGGGATCACCAAGTCGGTTTCCGAGCGCAATGGTAAGAACTACCTTCACAAAGATCTGCTGGCCAATGCCCTGAAGGATGGCCGCTTGAATCCATTTGGCGCCAACGACCCCGCGACCTGGGATACAGTCAAGGCATCCACCTCTGAAACCGGTAAATCGGACATCAAGTTTGCAGATCTCAAACTCAGCAGCTCAGATGTCGTCAAACTGCCAGGTGGTGGTCTGGGCTTGGCGGGTGGCGCGGAATATCGCCGCGAAACCGTCTACAACCAGCGCGACGCGGCATCGGCTGCCAGCAAGATCGAAGGCACTGGCGGCGCAAGGTCGGATGGGGAACGGACGACCAGATCCGCTTATCTGGAGGCGAACCTGCCCGTGCACTCCATGCTGGAGCTGCAACTTGCCGTGCGTCGCGACAGCTATAGCGACTCTGGCTCAAAGACCTCTCCCAAATATGCGTTCCGCTTCCAGCCGATGAAGTCATTGATGTTCCGTGGCTCAGTCAGTGAAGCATTCCGTGCGCCATCCATGAGCCAGTTGTACTTGGGCTCGCAGACCGGTTTCCAGCGCGTGACGGACACCCCTCGCTGTGACGCCATCAAGGCTTGCAGCAAGGTATCGATCGAGGCCAGAACTTCAGGCAACCCGCACCTGAAGCCGGAAACCTCACGCAATTACTCGTTGGGCTTCATGGTTGAGCCTATCCAATCGCTGTCGTTTGGCATGGATTTCTGGAAGATCAGCCAAAAGAACGTTGTCGATACCCTGGATGAGCAGTACATCCTGGATCACGCCAGCCAATACAGCGACCTGATCGTGCGCCAGCCAGGTGCCGGTGCTGGAGACCCAGGCGAAATCGACCATGTCAAACGCCCATTCATGAATATTGCCAGCTCATTGTTGAAAGGTGTGGACATCGATCTGCGCTATCGCTTCAAGCTGGATGGCATTGGCGCGTTGACCATCACAGATTCAGCGACCTATAAGCACAAACATGAAAGTGCCAAACGTCCTGAAGATCACATGCAACAGACTGTGGGGCTGTATGCTGATCCGAAATGGCACAACAATATGAGTGTGTCACTGGATGCTGGCACCTGGGGTAGCACCATCGCTTGGAACTATACAGGCCGCTTCCTAGATGAAAATAATGGCGAGCGCGTCGACAATGACACCCGCCAAATTGCCTCTTTCAGCACGTTTGATCTGCAAGGCACATACAGCGGCTTGAAAAACACCAAGTTCACCTTGGGCATGAAGAACATGTTCGATCGTAAGCCGCCGTTCATCACATTCGGCAACGACGCGAACTATGGCTTCGCACGCGCCGCCCATGATGGTCGTGGTCGCTATGTCTATGGCTCGGTGAACTACAAGTTCAAGTAA
- the recQ gene encoding DNA helicase RecQ, whose protein sequence is MSTALSVLQHTFGYSAFRGQQAEIVEHVATGGDALVLMPTGGGKSLCYQIPALLREGCGIVVSPLIALMQDQVDALVQLGVRAAFLNSTLALHEANDIEQALLAGELELLYVAPERLLTPRFQSLLHRSNIALFAIDEAHCVSQWGHDFRPEYIQLSVLHENFPDIPRIALTATADQLTRQEIVDRLALQSARVFLSSFDRPNIHYTVVEKDNPRKQLLYFLRNVHPGDAGIVYCLSRKKVEETAAWLQEQGLRALPYHAGLDTSTRQANQTRFLREDSTIIVATVAFGMGIDKPDVRFVAHLDLPKSLEGYYQETGRAGRDGLPASAWMTYGLQDMVLLRDMIEQSGTPDEIKRIERQKLDAMLGYCEAPSCRRQVLLHYFNEDATPCGNCDLCTNPPQTWDATTAVQKALSTIYRSGQRYGAGHIIDILRGKDTAKMRECGHQHLSTFGIGKDISEAQWRSLLRQLVAMAMIGVSEHGGLYLLDACRGILRGEQHLQLRKVSEARQWGGTKASTVTLDTDEQRELWAALRQCRKQLAEEQNVPAYMIFGDATLKQMLEKRPNSLEGLHGITGVGDVKLEKYGTDFLEVLQKHRLNHAK, encoded by the coding sequence ATGTCCACAGCTCTCAGCGTACTTCAACACACCTTTGGTTACAGCGCCTTTCGAGGGCAACAAGCAGAAATCGTCGAGCATGTTGCCACAGGGGGAGATGCCCTGGTGCTGATGCCCACCGGCGGCGGCAAGTCGCTGTGCTATCAGATCCCGGCATTGCTGAGAGAAGGATGTGGCATTGTCGTTTCACCCTTGATCGCGCTCATGCAGGATCAAGTCGATGCACTGGTTCAGCTGGGGGTTCGCGCAGCATTCCTGAATTCAACCTTGGCGCTTCACGAGGCCAACGATATCGAACAAGCCCTGCTGGCAGGTGAATTGGAGCTGCTGTATGTCGCGCCGGAGCGCCTGCTGACACCACGCTTCCAAAGCTTGTTGCATCGAAGCAACATCGCATTGTTCGCCATCGACGAAGCCCATTGCGTATCGCAGTGGGGCCATGATTTCCGCCCGGAGTATATCCAGCTCTCAGTTCTGCATGAGAACTTCCCTGACATCCCCCGCATCGCCCTCACCGCCACTGCGGATCAACTCACCCGACAGGAAATCGTCGATCGGTTGGCTTTGCAATCTGCCCGGGTTTTCCTATCCAGCTTCGATCGCCCCAACATCCACTATACCGTGGTCGAAAAGGACAACCCCCGCAAGCAACTCCTGTACTTCCTCCGCAATGTGCACCCAGGCGATGCTGGCATCGTCTACTGCCTGTCACGCAAAAAGGTAGAAGAGACCGCCGCCTGGCTGCAAGAACAAGGCCTGCGCGCCCTGCCCTACCATGCTGGCCTGGATACCAGCACCCGGCAGGCCAATCAGACCCGATTTCTGCGAGAGGACAGTACGATCATCGTCGCAACCGTTGCTTTTGGCATGGGCATCGACAAACCGGATGTCCGCTTCGTGGCCCACCTGGATCTGCCCAAAAGCCTGGAAGGCTATTATCAGGAAACCGGGCGGGCCGGGCGGGACGGCCTGCCGGCCAGCGCCTGGATGACCTATGGCCTGCAAGACATGGTGCTACTGCGTGACATGATCGAGCAATCAGGCACGCCCGACGAAATCAAGCGAATCGAACGACAGAAGCTGGACGCCATGCTGGGCTATTGCGAGGCACCCAGCTGCCGTCGCCAAGTGCTGTTGCATTACTTCAATGAAGACGCCACCCCTTGCGGCAACTGCGATCTCTGCACCAACCCGCCACAGACCTGGGACGCCACCACCGCAGTCCAGAAAGCGCTCTCCACCATCTATCGCAGCGGGCAACGCTATGGTGCGGGCCACATCATCGACATCCTACGCGGCAAGGACACCGCCAAGATGCGTGAATGTGGCCACCAGCACCTTTCCACCTTTGGCATCGGCAAAGACATCAGCGAGGCCCAGTGGCGCTCCTTGCTACGCCAGCTGGTCGCCATGGCCATGATCGGGGTCAGTGAGCATGGCGGACTGTACCTCCTCGACGCCTGCCGTGGCATCCTGCGTGGGGAGCAACACCTGCAATTGCGCAAAGTCAGCGAAGCCCGACAATGGGGGGGCACCAAAGCCTCGACCGTCACCCTGGATACGGATGAACAACGGGAACTGTGGGCTGCGTTGCGACAGTGTCGGAAGCAGCTGGCAGAGGAACAGAATGTACCGGCATACATGATCTTCGGTGATGCCACACTGAAGCAGATGTTGGAAAAACGCCCGAACAGCCTGGAGGGCCTACATGGCATCACCGGGGTCGGTGATGTCAAGCTGGAGAAATATGGCACGGACTTTCTGGAAGTGCTGCAAAAGCACCGCTTAAATCATGCCAAGTGA